Sequence from the [Clostridium] scindens genome:
TTCCAAGGCTACCCAGTATCTGCTGGAAAGGCTGGGCGTGTTCTGCACTTATGTGACAGGAACTACCTTGGATGGCCAGAGCCATGCATGGAATCTGGTCAGATGCAGCGGTAATTACTATTATGTGGACACTACGTGGGGAGATCCCGTATTCCAGGCAGCGGAAGGGGAAGAGGTGAACCAGCAGCAGATGATCAGTTATGACTACATGTGCTGCAATGATGAGGAACTGTTCAAGACCCATACGCCGGATCAGGATGTAGCGCTGCCGGCCTGTCAGTCCATGGCGGAAAACTATTATGTTGTCAATGGCATGTATTATGAATCTTATGACAGCAAAGAGGCGCTTCAGAAAATGAATGAAGTCATATCATCCAGGTCCAATCCAGTGGTCTTTAAGTTTGCCGACAGCGGATTGTACGGCCAGGCCCATGACTCCATCCTGCAGGACGTAGTGCGAAGAGCCGCCCAGAATCTGGCAGACTGGTATGGGCTTGGGGAGGTGAAATATCAATACATGGATGAGCCGGAATTGAATAAGATTACGATATTCTGGCAGTACGAATAAAAATTATGTTGAAAATCCATCCTTTTTGTAGTATAATTTTTACAATTTGTGAAGACAAGGATTGTCGACGATAAAATGGTAGAGGAACAGGCAGTTGTGTGCTCGCACAGACTGCCTGTTTTTCAAAAAGCGGCAGCCTTAGGCTCCCAGATACAGGAAGGGAGCCCGCAATAGCAGCAAAAGGAAGGGAAAGGGTGGATATATGAAAGCATTTCTAATACTAGAAGATGGAACCGTCTTTACCGGAACCAGTATTGGCTCCACGAGGGATATGATTAGCGAGATTGTGTTTAACACTTCAATGACCGGATATCTTGAGGTGTTGACCGACCCTTCTTATGCCGGACAGGCAGTGACAATGACCTATCCGCTGATTGGGAATTATGGCATTACGCCGGATATGGAATCGAAGAAGGCGTGGCCCGATGGCTACATTGTAAGGGAACTATCCCGAATGCCAAGCAATTTCCGCTCGCAGGGTACGATCCAGGAGTTCCTGGAAAAGCAGGACATTCCCGGCATCGCAGGGATCGATACCCGGGCGCTGACCAAGATCCTAAGGGAAAAAGGCACGATGAACGGAATGATTACAACCAATGAGGACTATGACATCGATGAAGTGATAACCAGGCTGAAGGCCTACATAGTTGGCGACGTCGTATCAGAAGTCTCATGCAATGAACCATACGTCTTAGAAGGCAATGGACCAAAAGTCGCTCTGATGGACTTTGGAGCAAAGAATAACATTGCCCGATCTTTAAGCCGGCGAGGATGCAAGGTGACGGTATATCCGGCCCATACTTCCGCCGAAGATATCATAAAAGCAGATCCGGACGGAATCATGCTGTCCAACGGTCCCGGAGACCCAGAGACCTGCGTATCTATTATTCAGGAAATCAAGAAATTATACAATTCAGACATTCCAATATTTGCTATTTGTCTGGGGCATCAGCTGATGGCTCTTGCGAATGGCGCAAAGACATACAAATTAAAGTATGGCCATCGGGGCGGAAACCATCCGGTCAAGGATCTGAGCAGCAACAGAGTGTATATCTCGTCCCAGAATCATGGATATGCGGTAGATGCGTCCACCATGGATCCATCCATTGCGAAAGAGGCGTTTGTAAATGTGAATGATGGCACGAATGAGGGGCTTTCCTATGAGGGAAAGAATATCTTCACCGTGCAGTTCCACCCGGAGGCATGCCCGGGACCGCAGGATTCCGGCTATCTGTTTGACCGGTTCATGGATATGATGAAAGGAGCGAGATAATGCCTAGGAATAAAGAGATAAAGAAAGTATTGGTAATCGGCTCCGGCCCAATCATTATCGGCCAGGCCGCAGAATTTGACTATGCCGGCACGCAGGCCTGCCGTTCCTTAAAGGAGGAAGGGCTGGAAGTGGTGCTTCTGAATTCGAACCCTGCCACCATTATGACGGACAAGGACATTGCGGACCGGGTATATATCGAGCCTTTGACGGTAGAAGTAGTCGAGCAGCTGATCTTAAAGGAGAAGCCGGACAGCGTGCTTCCTACCCTGGGAGGCCAGGCTGCCTTGAATCTGGCCATGGAACTGGAGGAAAATGGCTTCTTAAGGCGCAATAATGTGCGTCTGATCGGGACCACCTCCGAGACCATCAAGAAGGCGGAAGACCGTCTGGAATTCAAGACTACCATGGAGAAGATCGGGGAACCTTGCGCGGCATCCCTGGTGGTGGAAACTGTGGAGGCAGGCATCGAGTTCGCGGAAAAGATCGGCTATCCGGTGGTCCTGCGTCCGGCCTACACGCTGGGCGGCAGCGGCGGCGGTATTGCGCAAGACAGAGTGCAGCTGGTGGAAATTCTGGAGAATGGGCTTCGCCTGTCCCGCGTGGGGCAAGTCTTGGTCGAGCGGTGCATTGCCGGCTGGAAGGAGATCGAGTATGAAGTGATGCGGGACGGAAACGGCAACTGCATCACCGTGTGCAATATGGAGAATCTGGATCCGGTAGGCGTGCACACGGGAGACAGCATCGTAGTAGCGCCTTCGCAGACGCTGGGCGACAAAGAATACCAGATGCTGCGTACGTCTGCGCTGAATATTATCAGCGAGCTGAACATTACCGGGGGATGCAACGTGCAGTATGCCCTCCACCCGGAGACCTTTGAGTACTGCGTGATTGAAGTAAATCCGCGTGTCAGCCGTTCTTCAGCCCTGGCATCCAAGGCCACCGGCTATCCCATTGCCAAGGTTGCGGCCAAGATTGCTTTGGGCTATACGCTGGATGAGATACGAAACGCAGTGACCAGGAAGACGTATGCAAGTTTTGAGCCTATGCTGGACTACTGCGTGGTAAAGATTCCAAGGCTTCCTTTTGATAAGTTTATAAGCGCGAAGCGTACGCTCTCCACGCAGATGAAGGCGACAGGGGAAGTGATGAGCATCTGCGATAACTTTGAGGGGGCGCTGATGAAGGCTATCCGTTCGCTGGAACAGCATGTGGACAGCCTGATGTCCTATGATTTTACCCATTTGACGGATGAGGAACTGCAAGAGGAACTGGCCGTCGTAGACGACCGCCGCATCTGGAAGATCGCAGAAGCCATCCGAAGAGGAATGGGGTATGAAGAGATTCATTATATCACGAAGATTGATCAATGGTTTATCGACAAGATCGCCATTCTTGTAGAAATGGAGCAAAAATTGCAGAACCATTCTTTAAACGCACAGACATTGAGGGAAGCTAAGCGCCTGGAATTCCCGGACAGCGTGATCGCAAGGCTGACAGGCAATACAGAGCGCCAGATTCATGATATGCGGCTGGAGTATGGAATTACGGCATCCTATAAGATGGTTGACACCTGCGCGGCAGAATTCGCGGCAGAGACTCCTTACTACTATTCGGTGTTTGGCAGTGAGAATGAGGCGGTACAGACTTCCGGAAGGAAGAAGGTCCTGGTTCTGGGCTCCGGCCCGATCCGTATCGGACAGGGCATCGAGTTTGACTTCTGCTCCGTGCACTGTACCTGGGCATTTGCCAAGGAAGGGTATGAGACGATCATCGTCAATAATAACCCGGAGACGGTCAGCACCGACTTTGATATCGCGGATAAACTGTATTTCGAGCCCCTTACGCCGGAAGATGTGGAAAGCATCGTAGACTTGGAGCAGCCGGACGGGGCTGTGGTCCAGTTTGGAGGCCAGACGGCCATCAAGCTGACGGAGGCGCTGATGAAGATGGGCGTTCCAATTCTTGGGACATCCGCAGAGAATGTAGACGCGGCAGAAGACCGGGAACTATTCGACGAGATCCTGGAGCAGTGCCAGATTCCAAGGCCTACAGGCGGGACCGTATTTACGGCCGAAGAGGCCAAAGAAGTTGCAGGGAGGCTTGGCTATCCGGTTCTTGTAAGGCCATCCTACGTTCTTGGAGGCCAGGGGATGCAGATTGCCATCAACGACCATGATATCGACGAGTTCATCGGCATCATCAACCGAATTGCCCAGGATCACCCGATTCTGGTAGATAAATATCTCCAGGGAAAGGAGATCGAGGTGGATGCCGTATGCGACGGAGAGGATATCCTGATACCAGGCATTATGGAGCATATAGAACGGGCCGGAATCCATTCCGGCGATAGCATCTCCGTGTATCCGGCACAAAGCATATCGGAGAAGACTAAGCGTACGATTGAGGACTACACGAAGAAACTGGCGCGCTCTTTGCATGTCATTGGGCTGATCAATATCCAGTTTATCGTGTGCGGGGAGGATGTGTATGTGATTGAGGTAAATCCCAGATCCAGCCGTACGGTTCCGTATATCAGCAAGGTGACGGGAATCCCCATCGTTCCCCTGGCAACGAAGGTTATCATCGGACATAAGATCCGGGAGCTGGGCTATGAACCCGGACTTCAGCCGGAAGCGGATTATTTTGCCGTCAAGATGCCGGTATTCTCTTTTGAGAAGATCCGGGGAGCGGATATCAGCCTTGGGCCTGAGATGAAGTCCACCGGCGAATGCCTCGGAATTGCAAGGACCTTTGACGAGGCCTTGTACAAGGCCTTCCTTGGCGCGGGCATCAAGCTTCCAAAGTATAAGAATATGATCCTCACGGTGCGGGATGAGGACAAGGAAGAGGCGGTGGAGATCGGCCGCAGGTTTGAGCGGATCGGATACCGTATATTTGCCACCAGAGGAACGGCCGAAGCCCTGAAGGCAGGAGGGGTGAAGGCCAATGCGGTCAATAAGATCGAGCAGGAGTCCCCGAACCTTATGGATCTGATTCTGGGACATAAGATTGATCTTGTCATAGACACGCCGCCTCAGGGAGCAGACCGTTCCAGGGATGGATTCGTTATCCGCAGAAATGCCATCGAGACCGGCGTCAATGTGCTTACGGCCATTGATACGGCAAAGGCTTTGATCACCAGCCTGGAGAACACGGATATCAAGAAACTGACGTTGATCGATATCGCCAGGATATAAAGATAAAAGAACCGGAGTCTCAAACTCTCTTTCAGAGAAACAAGCGATATGACAGGCTTGTATTCCTGAAAGAGAGTTTTTTAAATAGTTTGCAGATGATCTGATCATTTTGCTTTCCTCACCCGTTATCTATATAGGGGACGCCCTTAAGGAGGATTGGTTTTGACGCGCGAAAATGAACTGTTACGGAAAATTGAAAAAGGCGATGCATCATGCTGGGAAGAACTGGCTGCCATGTACTACGACGACATCCTCCGCTACTGCCTGTACCACACCAGGGATCGGGAAACGGCAGAAGATGCCGTGCAGGAGACGTTTCTTAAGGTGATCCGCTATTTCCCAAGATATAAGAATAAGGGGAAGTTCCGGGCATTCCTATATAAGGTAGCTTCCAATACTTGCGTGGACACGTGGAGGCAGAGCAGGGAAATGCATCTGACGGAACAGATCGAATATCAGGAGGCAGGGTTTGCGCATTCTGAATCCGAGGAAGGGTTCCGGCAGATCGTGGAGATGCTGCCCGAAGACCAAAGGGAAGTCATATACCTGCGTTTTGCCCATGATCTTACCCTGCGGGAGACCGCCAAGGTGTTGGGAATCCCGATGCGAACGGTCCAATCCCGGCAAAGAGCCGGATTAAAAAAGATTGAAGAAAAGATCGGAAAGGAGGAAGCGCGTTGAGAAAAACGTTAGAAAAAGAACTGGCTGCGGCACTGAAAGCAAAACTTCCAGAGAATACAAACGCGCATAAAGAGCAGATGCTGGAATCCATCCGGCAGATGCAGGCGCTTAAGCAGAGAGGAAGAAAGATAGGATTTATAAGATTCCTCCTTCGACAGGTTCCGTTTGTAGCAAAAAAGCTCTGGGCGATGCAGGGACTTATGGCTATGGCAGTATTCGTAGTTTTATATAGTACGCTGGATGGGGATCTTGGGTATCTCGGCATCCGCCATATCCCGGCTTTGCTGGGAGGGCTGGCGGTATCTCAGATCATGCTGGCGATACCGTTCATGCAACGTTCATTCCAGTATCGCATGTATGAGATCGAAGCGTCTACCAGACTGTCCTATACAAGCCTTGTCATGGCGAATATGATCCTGATGGCAGCAGGCAGCATGGCCGTATTTTCCATCTGTGCCGTTGTGACCTCGATTGGCCTGAAACTGCCGGGCATGGATATGATGCTGTATTTCCTTCTTCCATTTCTCGTGGCAGGCAGCGGATGCTTCTGGATACTGAATGGAATTAGAAGGTCCGGAAATCAGGATGTGGGGACCGGAATCTGCGAAGGATATTGTGCAGGCCTTATGGCGGCATTGCTGCTTCTAGCCAAGGCGATGCCCCAGGTCTACGAAACGATGGCCGCGTGGCGCATAGCCATGCTGATCATGCTGCCGGCGTCAGCCGTATCTGTATACTGGTTTATCAGACAATCCTCGCCAGAAAGGAGTGCTTATGAAATTAGAAATCTGTGATATTACAAAGCAATACAAAGACAAGCGGGCAGTGGATCATGTATCCCTGACGCTGACGCCCGGCATATGGGGGCTTTTGGGAGCCAATGGCGCAGGAAAGACCACCCTTATGCGTATGATAGCAGGAATCCAAAAGCCTACATCAGGATGTATCCGGTATGATGGCATTGAGATTGGAACATTAAAGGAAGCCTACCGGGATGTCTTTGGATACCTGCCGCAGGAGTTTGGATTCTATCCAGGCTTCCATGTATGGGAGTATCTGGAATATATCGCGGCTCTCAAAGGCCTTGGAAAGGCGGAGACAAAGAAGAAGATTGAAGGGCTTCTGGAAATGCTGTCGCTTCAGGAGGTAAGAAAGAAGCAGATATCCAAACTGTCCGGAGGCATGAAGCGCAGGGTTGGAATTGCGCAGGCAATGCTCAATGATCCGGAAGTGCTGATCTTAGATGAGCCTACCAGCGGGCTGGACCCAGGAGAGAGAGTCCGGTTCCGCAACCTTCTCTCAGAATTTGCCAGGGGCAGGATCGTGCTGATATCTACGCATATCGTCTCAGATGTGGAATATATTGCTACCTGCAATGCGATCATGAAAGAAGGGAAGATTATTGCCACCGGGGAGACGGAAAAACTGGTGCGGGAAGTGGACGGGAAGGTATGGAATGCCCAGATCGATCCCAGGGAGCTTGCAGCTTTTGAACAGAGGGTGCCAATACTAAATGTCTATAATAAAGAGGATGGAGACTTGCAGGTCCGCTATCTGGCGGATTCGGCTGTTATACCAGGCTCAGTAAAAGCGGAGCCACGAATGGAAGACTTATATCTGTGGCTGTTCCCGGAACATGCAAGAGAGGAGGCAGTAAGATGAGACTGTTATGCTTAGAACTAAAGAGGCTTGTTAAGACCCGCTCAACCTGGATGCTTCTTGCTGCCGCCTTGATCCTGTCAGCGGTACTGGCATATTTTCCCATATCTTTCGTGACTTCCTATAAGACAGATGCAAATGGGAATACGGTGAAGCTTACAGGGATAGAAGCAATCCAGAATAAGAAGGAGCAGGAGCAGGCCATAGCCGGGTTGATAACGGAGGAAAAGGTGGCAAAGGCAGTCAAGGACTTTCGGGAATGCTATCAGGAATATGGAAGCGCTTTTCCTCCGGAGGTTCCGATGGAGGTGTATAATGAGAAGATAGCGCCCCAGTATCCGGTTCTGGAACAGGCAGCCAGGGTGCTTGCAGATTCTCAGGTGTACGTGGATACCATGACGGACGCGGATATTTCTCCCGAAGATGCCACCGGGTTTTATGAAAAATACCGAGAACGTTTGAAACAGATGGGAAAGGATGAGAAAGAGCAGGTAGAGATCGAAAGACTCAGCGCGGATATTGAGACGCCGTTTACCTATGTGCCGGGGTTTTCTTCGGAATCCTATGATTATCTGGTCTTGTATCTGTTTCTTCTGATGTTTATCTTCGCGGTTATCGCAGCGCCTGTGTTCTGCGCAGAGTATCAGACCGGCGCTGACAGCATCCTTCGCTGCGCTAAGTATGGACGCATGCGGCTGGCCGCTACAAAGATCGGGGCCATGCTGATCATTTTCCTGGCGACGTTCTGCGCGGGAACCGCGGTCTTCCTTCTGATTACGAATCAGGCCTTCGGATGGGAAGGACTTCAAACTTCCCTGCAGATGCTGCGGTCAGCATTCGTGATGCCGCAGATGACGCTGGGAGAGGCCTGGACAACTGTCGTGCTGGCAGGCTTATGCTCCCTTCTTGCCACAGTCTGTGCTGCCCTATATCTGTCTTCCAGGTGCAGGAACGTGCAGTCTGCCATCATAGGAAGCATTGTACTGTGCATGCTGCCGACCATCATTTATATGGTGTCAAGCAGCAATGTGGCAGACATTCTAAGATGTATATTCCCATCAGGGGGAATCGGCTTGACGAATAGTTTTTTCTATGAATTGATGGGACTGCATTTTATCCACCTTGGCACTGGATATATCTGGACGCCGTATCTGATCATGGGCGCCGCAATCCTTGAGATTCCGCTGTTTCTGGTGTTGACCGCAGTGACTTACTGCCGTCGGGAATCTATTTAGATTTGACAGAAATGTGAAGATATGTTACGATACCCACTGTTGCAAATGTAACAAATTTGTAATAATTGTAATAAAGTTGAAATTTTTGAATATACTTTATTAAGACAATGTTCATGCATTGCAACAATAGGAGGGTATAAATTCATGATAAAAAATAAGAGACTGAGTTCGATGTTCGCGCTGTTTTCAGCCTGTTCATTGATGACAGTAGGATTTACCAGTCAGGCAGCCTCTTTACAGCCGGAAGTAAAGACTGCGGTAAGTACGAAGGAGAATATAGCGTCTGAAATACAATTGAATGCCTTGCAGGCAGTTCCGGCCAATATAGTAACATGTGCCAATTCGGCAGTAGACGAAGAAGTGAAAATAGCAGCCGAGGAAGCGGCAAGAAGGGAGCAGGAGGCGAGAGAGCAGGCAGAGCGCGAAGCCGAGGCTCAAAGAGCCGCGGTTCTTAAGCAAAGCCAGACGCTTCTTGCGTCCATCATCTTCTGCGAGGCCGGAAACCAGCCTTATGAGGGACAGGTAGCCGTAGGAGCGGTGGTTATGAACCGCGTAAACAGCGGCATCTATCCGAACAGCATAGAGGAAGTCATCTACCAGCCCGGCCAGTTTGGCCCGGTATCCACAGGATGGCTGGACAAAGTCAGAAGTTCCGGCGGCTATACCGATTCGGCCATGCAGGCGGCGGCAGACGCGCTGTCAGGAGCCAATCCGGTGGGCGGATGCCTATATTTTGACCAGGGCGGCTATGGCATGAGGATTGGAGACCACTACTTCCATTAATTTGACAAAACCACAAGAATTGTATAGGATGAAAGAGCAGGGGATATTAAGTCTTCTGCTCTTATTTTAACTTGCAGGATGGAGGAAAATCCGTGTATAGAATATTAGTGGTTGAAGACGACATGACCATCGCAAAAGCGCTGGCATCCCATTTGCGTAAATGGGACTATGAAGTGGCATGCGTAGAAGACTTTAAAAACGTAATGGAAATATTTGCGGAATATGATCCGCAGCTGGTGCTGCTGGACATCGTGCTGCCATTTTTTAATGGGTTTCACTGGTGCCAGGAGATCCGTCAGCTGTCAAAGGTGCCCATCATCTTTATCTCTTCGGCGGGGGATAATATGAACATTGTTATGGCGATGAATATGGGCGGGGATGAATTCATTGAAAAGCCCTTTGACCTGAACGTGGTGACGGCGAAAGTCCAGGCAATGCTAAGGAGAACCTATGCATTCCATGGCTCTGCCAATATCATTGAGCATCATGGGCTGCTGCTGAACCTGGGGGACGCATCTCTATCCTACCAGGGCGAAAAGATCGAGCTGACTAAGAATGAATTTAAGATATTCCAGACCCTGCTTGAGAATGCGGGCAAGATAGTCCCGCGGGATGATCTGATCACCCGGCTGTGGGAGAGCGACGAGTTCATTGACGAGAATACGCTGACGGTGAATATCGCGAGGCTTCGGAAGAAACTTGGCATTGCAGGCCTGGAAGACTGGATCGTAACGAAAAAAGGAATAGGATATATGGTGCAGGCATGAGATTGACAGGAAGATATATCAGGGATCATATCAGGGGAATAGGCATGTACGCCGGGATCATGGCCATATTTGCCTTGCTATTCTATTTGTATAATATCCCAATGGATGCGCTGGAATACGCCTTGCTTCTGAGTCTATTGTGGATTCTTGGATTTGTGGCGGCGGATTTTATGAACTGCAGAAGAAAGCACAGGGAACTGTTAAGGATGAAAGGAATCCTCCAGGTAAAATGGGAAGAATTGCCGAAGGCGGATACCCTGGCAGAATGGGACTACCAGCAGATAGTAAATGCGCTGTTTGAGAGCAGAAGCGAACTGGAGTCGGCGGCGCAGCTAAGCAGGCAGGATATGCTGGACTATTATGTGCTGTGGGCTCATCAGATCAAGACGCCGATCGCCGCCATGCGTATCCTTCTGCAGTCCCAGGAACTGACAGAAGAAAACGAAGAAGCGGTTAAGACTTTGAAGATGGAGCTATTTAAGATCGAGCAATATGTGGAAATGGTGCTGACCTATCTTCGGATGGAGTCCATGTCCTCGGATATGGTGCTTCAATGGTATGCCGCGGACGATATCGTGAAGCAGGCAGTCAAGAAATACTCCCAGCTGTTTATCCTGAAAAAGATCGCGCTTCGGATGGACATGCCAGAGGAGATGATCCTGACGGATGAGAAGTGGCTGGCCTTTGTCGTAGAGCAGATATTGTCCAATGCGCTGAAGTATACCAGCGAAGGGACGGTGTCTGTCTATATGAAGGAGAAGGAGCTGGTCATTGAAGATACGGGCATCGGGATCCAGGAAGAGGATGTTCCACGGGTGTTTGAAAAGGGATTTACCGGATTTAATGGACGAAGGGACAAGAAATCCACCGGCATCGGGCTGTATCTGTGCAAGACGATTCTGGACAGGCTGGGACACAGCATCCGTATAGAGTCGAAGGTGGGAGAGGGCACAAAAGTATTCCTCTATCTTGAAAGGGATATGCTTGATCCAGAGTAAGCGGCCGCCCGGCAAATCACAGAAGCTGTTCCAACGCCTGCTGATCAAGCAGGATCAATACATGGCCTTTGATGCGGAAATATCCCGCGTTCTCCATATGCTTGAGTTCCTGGTTTAAGGAAGAGCGGGATACATGGAGAGTATTGGCCCAGACTGTCTGAGATCTGGGGAGGGGAATATGCTCATCCTGGGACAGGTTATTCATGCTAAGAAGCCAGAAGGCGATCCGCTGGTGAATGGTCTGATAATGAAGGCAGTTCAGCAATGTCTGGTTCTTCATTCCCCGATGGGCGATATACAGCATAAAGGAATAGAGCATATCGTGATCTTCTTGTATCATACGCTCAAAAACAGAAGCCGGCATCCAGGCGACTTCTGTTTTTTTACGGCGATGAGGGAATAGGAATATATTTTATTCCCGGTAAAATAGAGGAACTCTGGAAAGATGTCATTATCCTCAAAGTATGCGCAGAATACATCATCGCCATTGACGGTATACTTTTCCGCCTTCAGGCAGCCATCCAGTACGATGCCGAACTCTTTGATCGCGGCACCTATTGGATGAATGACATATGCTGTCTTATAGGTTTCATAACGCAAGTATTGAGCATAGGTCTTATGATGCAGGCATTGATAGGCAAATGTCGTATCCACCAGAGTCCCTCCTTGCTTTTATACGAGTGCCTGATCCAGGAAATCACAGACATCATCGTAGTCTCGTTCTCCATTGAAACGCTGTATCTCTTTTCCGTGCTGGCAGACCATTACGACAGGTATGCCTTGTACGTTGCATGCGTCCACGATATCCTTATTCTCATCCACATTGACATAGCGGATATGGAAGCTGTCGTTAAATTCTTCATTCAAGGCTTCCTCAAGGACCGGATGAAGTGCTTTGCAGTGTACGCAGCGTTCAGCGCCGAATAAGATCAGAACAGGCTTATCGTCTTGTTTCAGTACCATGTCATTCCAATCTGACATGGAGTTGACCGGCTTAAATACATCCGTGTCAACTTGGAAGATCTTCTCTCGCTTTGACAGGTCTTCCTCGTCATCCGTCGCTACGCATAGGGCAACGTCCTGATAATAAGGAAGGGTTCCTTCTACATTGACAAACGTCTTGGCGCCAAATGATCCAGCGTTTGGCACGCGGAATTCAATGTTGTTGATCGGAGGAATCGGTATTTCCTTTGGCGCAGGCTCCTGCGGCACATAACTGTAAGGATAGCGGTAGGCGCGATAGATCATGTTGTTCTTTGGGCCGGTCTCGTTGTGCGTATAGTAGGGGGAGATCCACTCCCATACGATTTCATGATCCGTTGTTACTTCTATTATACGCCCGTCGCTTCCTTCTGTCACGAGGGTATTTCCATTTGGCAGGCGCTGGGCGCTGGAAACATAGGGACTGTAGAACTTGCTTGCATCCGTAGGGATTGCGTTTCCAAGTTCCTTGGGAGTCAGTTTCCATACGACTTCCAAAGTAACCGGATTGAATTCCAGTACGCGGCTGTAATCACGCAAGGCATTTTTCGAGCCGTTCCTGGAGCCTGGGTTTGGCACGCCATAGCCGGCCCAGCCGCCATTGTCGAATACCAGCAGATTGCCTTCTCCCGGAAGACCCTTTGGTATCATATGGAAATGATGCTGTCCGATGATCCAGCCTAATTTCCTGAGTTCGGGAGTCGCGTTAAAGTCCGGCCCGATCCTCCAGACGATATGCCCGGTCTCTTTATCCAGGATCGCCAGAATATTGGACTCGCGGCAGTCAAAGATAATGTTGTCAGGCTTGAAACGCTGGTCGCCCTGGTCATACCATTTGTTAGGCCCGAGGTAGCTCATGCAGTTGACGTGCTGATAGTCGCCAACTCCTCCGTCCGATGAACGCATATTTGGATTCCGGGCCAGGATATTAAGGGCGGCCTCGTCAAATCCAAGTTCGTCAAAGTGATCGGTGATGGACCATTTCCACAGGATGTTTCCTTCCCAGTCTACCTCGATCATGCAGTCATCCAGCAGTTTTTTGTCGGATACCTTGGGATTGTGCAGCGTCTGGTGTACCAGGATCAGAGTATTGCCTTCTAGTGGCTTTGCGTCCATGCCGGGAACATAATATCCTACCGGATTGCCTTCCCGCTGATAGTCATGGTGCTGGCGCGCCATCCAGCGGTGATCCCTTCCAGGGTCGTTGATTTCCTCAAACTTGTCAAATTCCCATATGATATTTCCGTCATAATCGATCTCGATCAGGTTGACGCCGTCCTGCATTCCATAATCAGGATGACGGTAGCCGGATAATCCCATGACGTATCCGCCGGGCAGAAGCTTAGGCGGCATGGCCTGCATATTCCACCTTCTGATCTCGTTGCCGTTCATGTCGAAGAGCAGCACGCCGTCGTTGATCAGCGGCACGATGGTGTATCCGTTCCAGCATTTCTCCGGGTTATAGACTGTTACTCCGTGAGGGAAAACACTTGGCTGTCCCATAATTCATTCCTCCATTCTATTGTTCCACTTTTATAAGTTTACCGTTATCATAGTAAGCGCAGGCCGGCGATGCATGCAGATCCAGCCGGTCATATAGTAATGTCTGCCTTGTAATGTCCTGGCGGACAATCTG
This genomic interval carries:
- the carB gene encoding carbamoyl-phosphate synthase large subunit; translated protein: MPRNKEIKKVLVIGSGPIIIGQAAEFDYAGTQACRSLKEEGLEVVLLNSNPATIMTDKDIADRVYIEPLTVEVVEQLILKEKPDSVLPTLGGQAALNLAMELEENGFLRRNNVRLIGTTSETIKKAEDRLEFKTTMEKIGEPCAASLVVETVEAGIEFAEKIGYPVVLRPAYTLGGSGGGIAQDRVQLVEILENGLRLSRVGQVLVERCIAGWKEIEYEVMRDGNGNCITVCNMENLDPVGVHTGDSIVVAPSQTLGDKEYQMLRTSALNIISELNITGGCNVQYALHPETFEYCVIEVNPRVSRSSALASKATGYPIAKVAAKIALGYTLDEIRNAVTRKTYASFEPMLDYCVVKIPRLPFDKFISAKRTLSTQMKATGEVMSICDNFEGALMKAIRSLEQHVDSLMSYDFTHLTDEELQEELAVVDDRRIWKIAEAIRRGMGYEEIHYITKIDQWFIDKIAILVEMEQKLQNHSLNAQTLREAKRLEFPDSVIARLTGNTERQIHDMRLEYGITASYKMVDTCAAEFAAETPYYYSVFGSENEAVQTSGRKKVLVLGSGPIRIGQGIEFDFCSVHCTWAFAKEGYETIIVNNNPETVSTDFDIADKLYFEPLTPEDVESIVDLEQPDGAVVQFGGQTAIKLTEALMKMGVPILGTSAENVDAAEDRELFDEILEQCQIPRPTGGTVFTAEEAKEVAGRLGYPVLVRPSYVLGGQGMQIAINDHDIDEFIGIINRIAQDHPILVDKYLQGKEIEVDAVCDGEDILIPGIMEHIERAGIHSGDSISVYPAQSISEKTKRTIEDYTKKLARSLHVIGLINIQFIVCGEDVYVIEVNPRSSRTVPYISKVTGIPIVPLATKVIIGHKIRELGYEPGLQPEADYFAVKMPVFSFEKIRGADISLGPEMKSTGECLGIARTFDEALYKAFLGAGIKLPKYKNMILTVRDEDKEEAVEIGRRFERIGYRIFATRGTAEALKAGGVKANAVNKIEQESPNLMDLILGHKIDLVIDTPPQGADRSRDGFVIRRNAIETGVNVLTAIDTAKALITSLENTDIKKLTLIDIARI
- a CDS encoding RNA polymerase sigma factor; translation: MTRENELLRKIEKGDASCWEELAAMYYDDILRYCLYHTRDRETAEDAVQETFLKVIRYFPRYKNKGKFRAFLYKVASNTCVDTWRQSREMHLTEQIEYQEAGFAHSESEEGFRQIVEMLPEDQREVIYLRFAHDLTLRETAKVLGIPMRTVQSRQRAGLKKIEEKIGKEEAR
- a CDS encoding carbamoyl phosphate synthase small subunit, with the translated sequence MKAFLILEDGTVFTGTSIGSTRDMISEIVFNTSMTGYLEVLTDPSYAGQAVTMTYPLIGNYGITPDMESKKAWPDGYIVRELSRMPSNFRSQGTIQEFLEKQDIPGIAGIDTRALTKILREKGTMNGMITTNEDYDIDEVITRLKAYIVGDVVSEVSCNEPYVLEGNGPKVALMDFGAKNNIARSLSRRGCKVTVYPAHTSAEDIIKADPDGIMLSNGPGDPETCVSIIQEIKKLYNSDIPIFAICLGHQLMALANGAKTYKLKYGHRGGNHPVKDLSSNRVYISSQNHGYAVDASTMDPSIAKEAFVNVNDGTNEGLSYEGKNIFTVQFHPEACPGPQDSGYLFDRFMDMMKGAR
- a CDS encoding ABC transporter ATP-binding protein produces the protein MKLEICDITKQYKDKRAVDHVSLTLTPGIWGLLGANGAGKTTLMRMIAGIQKPTSGCIRYDGIEIGTLKEAYRDVFGYLPQEFGFYPGFHVWEYLEYIAALKGLGKAETKKKIEGLLEMLSLQEVRKKQISKLSGGMKRRVGIAQAMLNDPEVLILDEPTSGLDPGERVRFRNLLSEFARGRIVLISTHIVSDVEYIATCNAIMKEGKIIATGETEKLVREVDGKVWNAQIDPRELAAFEQRVPILNVYNKEDGDLQVRYLADSAVIPGSVKAEPRMEDLYLWLFPEHAREEAVR